In the genome of Luteitalea pratensis, the window CGGCGTCGTGGTCTTCATCCTGCTGGGCGCGGCGCTGGGCTACTCGATCTCGGGCCGGATCGGTGACCCGGTCCAGCGGCTGACTCGGGCCAGCCGGCGGATTGCGGCGGGCGACCTCGATCAGCACGTGGTCGCCCGCACTGCCGACGAATTGCAGGGACTGGTCGAGGCCTTCAACAGCATGGCGGCCGAACTCTCCCGGCAGCGCGAGCAGTTGCAGCGGACCAATCGCCTCGAGGCGTGGGCCGAGATGGCGCGGCAGGTTGCGCACGACATCAAGAATCCGCTGACGCCGATCCAGTTGTCGGCCGAGCATCTCCGGCGCGTCCACCAGGATCGTGGCACGCCGCTCTCGCCGGTCCTCGAACAGTGCGTGGACACCATCCTGCTGCAGGTACGCATCCTGCGGCAGATCTCCTCCGAGTTCGCGAGCTTTGCGTCCTCGCCCTCGGCACGACTCGCGCCGACGCGGCTGCCCGACCTCGTCGAGGAAGTGCTGGCCGGCTACCGCATTGGCCTGCCGTCCAACGTGCGTGTCGAGGCGTCGGTGCCAGACGACGTGCCCGACGTGCTCATCGATCGCGCGCTGCTCGGCCGCGCGATGATCAACATCATCGAGAACGCGCTGCACGCCATGCCCTGGGGCGGTGTCGTCACACTGGGTGCGGACGCGCTCGACGCTGCATGGGTCCGCGTGTCGCTGTCCGATACCGGCGTCGGGATGGACGAGGCCGCATTGGCCCGGCTCTTCGAGCCCTACTTCTCGACCAAGGCGGCGGGCACCGGGCTCGGCCTCACGATTGCGAAGCGCAACGTGGAGCTGATGGGGGGCCGCATTCACGTGGCCAGCGAGAAGGGCGTCGGTACGACGGTGTCGCTCGACGTCCCGCTCGCGGTGCCCGCCTAGACTTCGCGCGGGCCTTCGCTCACGATCGGCTCCGAGACGACCTGCTGCACATCCTCGCCGGCTCTCGGGCGCAGCCGCGACCAGACGAGGCCGACAAGGCCGGACACCAGGTAGGTGTAGGACACCAGCACCAGCGACCACTGCGGGTAGGTGACAATCGCGGCGATGCCGAGGGCCACGATCATCAGGGCGCTGGCGGGTCGCCGCGTGTTCAGGTTGAACGTCTTGAAGCTGCGATAGCGGATCGTGCTGACCATCAGCGCGGCCGGCACGAGCAAGAGCGGCAGCGCGAGCGCCGCCATCCAGCCGGTGGGCAGGCCTTGCGGCAGCAGGAAGACTGTCGACGCAGGCACTCCAGCCGCCGCCGGACTGGGCATCCCGACGAAGTACCGCTTGTCGGGATTGGCGTTGGTCTGGATGTTGAAGCGGGCAAGGCGGATTCCCGCCGCAGAGACGAAGAGGAAGCCGACGGCCCAGCCCAGCCGCCCGAAGGTGTAGAGCCCCCACGCATAGCCGAGGACAGCCGGGGCGATGCCGAACGAGATCATGTCGGCCAGCGAGTCGAATTCCCGGCCGAAGTCCGAAGTGGCGCCAGTCATGCGCGCAATCCGGCCGTCGAGCAGGTCCAGCACCACCGCCACGCCGATGAATGGCGCCGCCGTCGAGAACTCGCCGCGCATCGCGAAGATCACGCACGCGTAGCCGCAGAACATG includes:
- the pssA gene encoding CDP-diacylglycerol--serine O-phosphatidyltransferase; this translates as MINVLRRRDPEQRRLRRGMYLLPSLFTLANMFCGYACVIFAMRGEFSTAAPFIGVAVVLDLLDGRIARMTGATSDFGREFDSLADMISFGIAPAVLGYAWGLYTFGRLGWAVGFLFVSAAGIRLARFNIQTNANPDKRYFVGMPSPAAAGVPASTVFLLPQGLPTGWMAALALPLLLVPAALMVSTIRYRSFKTFNLNTRRPASALMIVALGIAAIVTYPQWSLVLVSYTYLVSGLVGLVWSRLRPRAGEDVQQVVSEPIVSEGPREV